The following are from one region of the Corylus avellana chromosome ca1, CavTom2PMs-1.0 genome:
- the LOC132167354 gene encoding UPF0481 protein At3g47200-like: MACPLARDSIAKEVEECEELVIHIPPADPPEWLECCIYRVPKQLRKLNGEAYTPKLVSIGPFHHEADELKDMEKHKQRYLKHFLKRTLKIEEDLRKIIEGNEENIYHSYSKDCGVKSGTEFVQMILLDAIFIIELFLKTEAKEDDYILSKPWLQIGILHDLILLENQLPFFILEELYMSACCVKGQQITEHKDQDLKKEDSPSFVELSRNYFGCYDKKPKSIIDEEVKVKHFTDLLRYSFLPSDIEDPQQSSKEQKSSKERSLCLQYCATKLDDAGLKFKGVEHHSRLLDISVPSCEGCINSWFCFSCFIACLPCCICLLLTQRTLKVPQLVIDDDTETIFRNLMALEQCHYPSKTYVCSYVLLLDRLVDTDKDVDLLVEKNVIDNQLGSNADVASLINKLCVQIVETPSSYFINIAKKLNRHYKFFLNPILATLKREYFPNIFRGTATVIGLIVLGFTFWNFLRPFVV; encoded by the coding sequence ATGGCGTGCCCCCTAGCTCGTGATTCCATTGCAAAAGAAGTTGAGGAATGCGAAGAGTTGGTGATTCACATTCCACCAGCTGACCCGCCAGAGTGGCTAGAATGCTGTATCTATAGGGTTCCCAAGCAACTGCGCAAGTTAAATGGAGAAGCCTACACTCCTAAGCTAGTCTCAATAGGACCCTTTCATCACGAGGCAGATGAATTGAAGGACATGGAAAAGCACAAACAGAGATATTTGAAGCATTTCTTGAAACGGACCCTGAAGATTGAGGAGGATCTTCGAAAGATCATTGAAGGCAACGAAGAAAATATCTATCATTCCTATTCAAAAGACTGTGGAGTCAAAAGTGGTACTGAATTTGTGCAAATGATTCTGTTGGATGCCATCTTCATAATTGAGCTCTTCTTAAAAACCGAGGCAAAAGAAGATGATTACATATTAAGTAAACCATGGCTACAAATTGGTATACTACATGACTTGATATTACTTGAGAATcaacttcctttttttattcttgaggaattatATATGTCCGCTTGCTGTGTCAAAGGCCAACAAATTACGGAACACAAGGATCAGGACCTGAAGAAAGAGGATTCTCCATCATTTGTCGAGCTTTCTCGCAATTACTTTGGATGCTATGACAAGAAGCCAAAGTCCATCATCGATGAGGAAGTAAAAGTAAAACACTTTACAGATTTGCTAAGATATTCATTTCTTCCATCAGACATTGAAGACCCGCAACAGAGCAGTAAAGAACAAAAGAGCAGTAAAGAACGAAGTTTGTGTCTTCAATATTGTGCCACAAAGCTTGATGACGCAGGATTGAAATTCAAAGGAGTTGAACATCATAGCCGCTTACTTGATATATCAGTCCCTTCTTGTGAGGGATGCATTAATTCGTGGTTCTGTTTCTCATGCTTCATTGCTTGCTTACCATGCTGTATCTGCTTGTTGCTTACCCAGCGTACGTTGAAAGTCCCACAACTTGTGATAGACGACGATACCGAAACTATTTTCCGAAACCTCATGGCCCTGGAGCAGTGTCATTATCCATCTAAAACTTATGTCTGCAGTTACGTTCTGCTATTGGACCGTCTTGTTGACACTGACAAAGATGTGGATTTGCTTGTTGAGAAGAATGTCATTGATAACCAACTCGGTAGCAACGCTGACGTGGCGTCTCTAATTAACAAACTCTGCGTTCAGATTGTGGAGACTCCATCCTCTTATTTCATTAATATCGCTAAAAAGCTTAATAGGCACTATAAGTTCTTTTTAAACCCTATCTTAGCAACCCTGAAAAGGGAGTATTTCCCCAATATTTTTAGAGGCACGGCAACTGTTATTGGACTTATTGTCCTGGGTTTCACCTTCTGGAATTTCCTTAGGCCTTTCGTCGTCTAG